The Capsicum annuum cultivar UCD-10X-F1 chromosome 3, UCD10Xv1.1, whole genome shotgun sequence genomic sequence atttaaaaaaaaaaaaaaagtgggttaCCCCATGACCAGTATATGCAAATGAAATGAATGATGTATGcaatttgaaaataaagaaaatgcagCTGCTTTGACCGATGATGACTGACAGAcccaaagaaaaaaattgatgggaCAATATATCAAAGAAGCTTTGGCTTAAAGTATCGTGACTACCAAAACTTTGACCTTATACATACATTCTAACCCTCAAAGCCCTTGGAGAAGACGGCAGCACAGGGATGATTTGGAGCACCTCTTCTTACCAGATAGACCGACAGAAAACCCAATAAACCAGCAGCCTGACTTGTTCGTTCAGCAAGTTACAGCAGACCCCTTTCATCCCCAATACAGCACCAGCAAAATCACATGCTGAATGAAAGAACTTCCAAGTCTTGAGTAGTAAACCCCCACCCCCCTCCATAGCAAAACAAAACCTCGACCCCATGGTGCTGGTGCATGAGTTAACGACAACAAGACGGTAGATTTCCTCCATTGTCAGATAACATCAATGACAAGACTCGTGAATGCAATCTCAGACCCCGACTGGACACAACCATATGCATGCATGGACTGACTAGGAAAAAAAAAGTATGTACCAAAGCGGCCACAACCTCAAACTGAAATGGCACGAGTTATGGCCAACTTCGCCCACTCAGCAGATTCCTTAATCAAATGGTCATCTGACGACAAGCATTCATTCAAGAACTCTTTGCTTGATAATGATTGTTGAATCAATGAACCAGCATTACTGCCCAGAGTATCTGCTAGATCTCCTAGAACTCCAATAGCTGTTTTCATCACCACATCATCCCTACAATTTCGGAAGAAAACGAGGATGGGTCCACGAAATCAGAACAAAGATGACATgattaaatagagaaaatgaACAACGCAGAAGGAATCACACAATACTTACATATCTTTCTCCATGTAAATGCTATCCAGGAATTGCAGGATATGAGGTGCATATGGGATCAGAAGCTGAGTTTTAGGGGAATTCTTGAAGCCCTGAAATATCCCTGAATAAGCCTCCAAGATTCCATTCCTCAGAAGATTTGTGTATTCTATCATCTCATCATCTGCACCAGATGTGTGGGCAGACAGCTCGGCAGCACTCTGGAGCATTGGCATGGCATACATCATGTACTTTTCAAAATTCTCTCCTATTGCCAAAGCTATATCACCAAGGCATGAAAATATTGGAGGCTTTACAGATCGATGCAGCTGGTTACTTGACAGGTCCTTGAGAAGCTGAGTCATTATACCATCACAGTAAGGTAGGATCTTATCTTCCAAAGCTCTACATACATCACCCACAACACCAACTGTAACAGCACACACTTGGTACTCCTCGAAATTCTGAAGGCCCATTTCCAGGTACTTGTAAAATTCAGGCATGTACTTGGCAAAGTCAGGACCAGTTGCATAGGCTAGGGCTCCAATGGCAAGCATGGCTTCCTCATGCACTGTAGCATTTCTACATGCAAAAACCCTGAGAAAAAGGTTCATGATCTGATCTGCATACTGCATGAAAACAAACTTTGTTGCCTCTGAAGCCCCTAATTTCTGAATAATGACCTGTAAACAACCACACAGAAGACCTTGCAACTCACTCTGTTTCTCTCTCTCGTCAGATGAAAGCTTCTGACCCTCGAGAGTCTGGTGCAGCTCTGTCATAATGATAGGAGCAAGCTGCAAAACCATTGGAGCTGTTTCATCCGTTGAACATCTAACTACTTCATTCAATGTCTCATACGCAGCAGTCCTAAGTCGCGATTCACCAGCATCTTCTCTGTGGGTAACTGTAAGAAGTGATTGCACGATTTCCTGGAAAAAAGGTGTCAAGGGAGATGATGAACCTATATCCTCATAACCTTGAGCAAGGAAATAGAGAGCACCACAAGCTTTTTCAGCAACATTTGGAGCATCCTTCATGGCCTGAAGTAGAACTGTGATTATCAGCTGGCAGTTTGCAGGAGTAATAATTGGTGTCTCCACTGTAGAACCATGAAGAAACTCAAATATCCTTCCCAGGGTCCATGCAGTTGTATCCTTCACATGGCTATTAGGGTCCTTCGTCAATGCAGAAAGCATGAAGTTCAAAGCAACATTAACAAGAGGTGTCAACTTGTCAGGAGAAGGACCCTCCAAAATGGAACCAAATGCATATGTTGCAGCTTCTCTTTGTCTCCAATCAGGCTTTGAAATGTTCTCTTGGATGAAGGGCATAACAAGTGGAACAATCTCATCGCCTACGGTCCGGGCCACCAGACCAAGGCAAGTGCCTCCAGCCATTGCAAGATTCCAAGCACCTTCATCCTGGTCCTGATCTTCTTCTTGCTTAAGAAGTGTCTCCAATAGCATAGGCACAAGAGCAGGGAGAGCCTGTTTGATGAAATAATAGCAAGGAACATTAGAATCTGCAGTGAAATCACCCCCGTAATCTTCTAAAATATCAATCTCCTCATCACAGATTGAGCTCCAAAATTCAATAGCTTGAAGAGCAACAGGCTCTACATCCTCTTTAACAGCCTTTGCTGTTATGTTAAAGATGTCTTGGATGTATGGAGCCAATTTttcatagtatgttgatgaaatggaGACCAAACATTCAAAAGCAGCTTGTCGAATTTTGACTTCTGGAGATTGAGTAGCCTCACATACAACTCTCATAATAAAGTCACGCTCCATGTCATTGTTGAAGTTTGCTTGAGCAAAACCAAGAGCATTATATAATGCTCGGGTAGCAGCAAGTCTCACATCATTGTTCCCTTCTTCGGCGTTCATACCCTGAACTACAGCTGTAAGGATTTTATTTACTTGATCCTGATCAACAACATCAGGAGAAACTTCTTCACATAAATAACCCAGGGTCTCTAAAGTAGCTTGCTTGACATGAGCAGGGACCTGGTGAATATTTGAAAGGAGTGACCCAATTAACTCAGGCCACTGCTTCTGAGGCAACTCAATGCCAGCAACCTTAGCAATGACTTGTGATGCGGTTGAATGAGCATCAGTCACAGGAGAAGAGAGTGTCTGTAATAAGCATGTCTTTATCTGGGCCTTCACAGCCATATCAAGTGATAGCCATCTTTGGACAAGCTCAAATTTCCTATTGTGTTCCTTGGCGTCCAAGGCATTTTTAAGTATTAAACCAGCCAACTTACGACTGTCAACTGGCTTCTCTTCACTAGCAAgttctccagatagagacaacaaGAAACCAGGAAGATTTTGCTCCTGAAACTGTTTTAGTGTTTCCTCAGCATGTTTCCGCACTGTTGAATCAACTGACTGTGCATTAAGAAGGATCTGGGTGACTTCCATTGCCATTTTAAGTCTGTAAAAACATGATAAAAGTCCAAGTTAGATTCCAAAGATCATCCAAATGAAGACACGTAAAGAAATGCTACTAAAATATCAGTAGCCAGGACGAAAAAAGATAAATTTcagtaagatcaagaaaattggAAACAAATGCCCCTTGGGAGACCATGTCGCTAGATTAAAGAAATATTTCTTAAACAGAAAGAAACACAATCAAGCTGCAACGAGAAATTTAGTTGATCCGACTGTTACCAATGCCAAATTCATTTTCTGTCATCAAAATAgccatcacacacacacacatatatatatatagagagagagagagagaggttaCTTATTTGGATTCGATTTGGTTAAAGTTTTCCATTTGCTTATCCTTAACTCGATTCCTGGTTGTACATATGTTAGGAAGAGAGAGATGTCATTCGTACAACCAAGAATCGAGTTAAGGATAAGCAAATGGAAAACTTTTAACCAAATCAAATCTAGAAAAGTAACTATATATAGAATAGATTAACAGATCAGATTTACAGATTACATAATATACCGGCCAACAGTTTTATTCAGGATAAGGCTGCGTGCACACcgccctccccagaccccacttcgTGGAATTACACTGGGATACATTGTTTTTGTCGTTAATAAGTAGGTACCAGCCAATACGTAACCAAAAAAGGGCAATGGACCGACAGAATTACGGATCCGACAAGAAAACTTACGACATGCCTATTGCCAATGCAAAATGGCAACATTTTTCATTTGGCTTGTTCAAACGCGACAACAAAACACCAAGCTAAGTTATCCAACTGTCAACTAGAGACAATAAAAACTCGTTACGCTTTGCCAAAAGCACCTCATAAAAGCATTTTTTCCCAAAAAGTACGTATAAACTAGAACAGAACCCCCATAAGAGCATTTTTCCCACTACATCAATACAACTATGATCTTACCCCcccaaaaaaatgtaaatagcTTTAAAACTCAATGAATCAGCACAAGTAAATCCTCAATAAATCAGTACAAGTAAATCCTCAATAAATCAGTACAAGTAAATCCTCAATGAATCAGCACCaagtaaatcatcaataaatCAACATAAGTAAATCCTAAATGAATCGAAGCCAAATTTTGAAATTGCTCACATCACTAATCTAACTAGATTTACACACAAACCAAAACAGGAAGAAAACTAACAGTTACAATAATAAAATCAgataaaaaaaacattaaatcAAATCAGAAATACATAGATCGCAGTTCACACATTAAACATTCATTGAAACGCGATATTAAAACTTATAGATCAAGTATACAGAACCCTAAATCCCAAATTGAAATTGCATAACAATCGAAAAAAATAAACGAAAGAAATTGATGAATTACCAGAAAGATATGGAGATCGATGAGAGGAAAAGCGGCGGCCCCTGAAACCCTAGCAGCCAGAGAAAAGGGGCAGAAAAgtgaaaagagagagagagacaggGGGGTAGGGggtgaagagagagagagagagagagaagaaaacgCGGATGGAAAAGCTGGAATTAAATTATGCAAGATCTATTAGtactagtattttttttgttcaattaTTATTAGTACTAGTATTTTTTGGTGTTTGTATTTTAATTGGGTTTGGGATCGGCTATAGCCTAGTTAAGTTCAAACTTCTTCTGTGACCCACCAGTTTAAGTAtttgattattaattaattaaatataatttaaatagatcttAATGAATTGAAAATGGGGAAAGTTTAACGTTACCGTATataattttatccttagattctttttatttttttttgttgtccaAGTATTTCCACGGTCGGCAATCGTGAGACTAATCATCCATTTCACTATCAGTACATTAAGCAGTAGGAAACTAAccacagagttttctccattcaCTCACCAGAGATGGAGATCAAACCCCCAACCTCTTGCCTAAGGGCGAGGTGCTGAACCACTATACCAATCCTTGTGGTTTATCCTATCCTTAGATTTATGAAGTGATGAAATTTTAGTAAAtgtttattaaaagaaaaattattgttAGTTGTTGTTCTGACTGCTCGTCTCTTCCACTTTTGTCACAAATCACCAAACGCAATCATCATTTAAGCCATAATAGCATTATCGTCAATCAAATCATTTATATCGGCACCATTAATCATTATTATCATGCTAACTTTCAGTTCCGATATTATAAACAATCATCACCatattaactatttttattattcatcatAATTATCAGTTGCGCTATCATAAAAAATGTCATTATTGTAAGTATGGTGGAAAGATCATGAATGTTTGTGCAGTATGTGTATTGTTTGTGTTGCTGATATTAGGAATATCGTAATAGATGTCATACATGTATAGGTTTAACTTTTCATACTTAGAAATATGAGATTTTTAGAAGTACTTAGATCATATCTTTAAATTGTTATGATTGGGGATAGATGATATTCGAATATAAAAATGACAGATCTTTAGAAGGTAAAATTAGCATTCTTTCTACTTAATAACAAAACTCTTAAATCTAAAAGTTATTCATTGAGTACAATTATCATGGTATTaattagagcctttttagtgctTTAATTCTTAGTGTATTTTATTTGTGGTTTGCTTTGGTGCTCGTCCACTGTCAGTTATAAGTATTTAGGGTTTTTTATTTTGGTCATTctgattattttttgtattattacatttttattttcttagctagtcaaaaatatgatttaaacttGACCTTGTGTATGAACGATGTTGAATAATTTTAGATCATTCAGAGATTGATAAGACCACCTGCAATTGCTCCATAATGAAAGTatgaaatttcttcaaaatcaactCCTCCTATCCTACTCGTGATCTATCAGAGTATCTAGTACTCCTTAATGGTATGATTTTTTCCCttctttattcatattttttgttcAAATCTGTCAGTTGGGTCACAAACTTTCAATATTTGACTCTTAGGTTCGTTTGGTCTGAGGTACTAAGATAAATTATCCTGGAACAAAAAAATAGTTTCGGaataaacttttttatacattgtttgaGTGGCAATACTCCAGATAACTTATTCCGGGACTAATAATAATCCTAGGATAAGTTATGCCACATATTTAGTtgtataagttatcccaaattaatttatccttggataaaattataaatgacaaaaatacctcCAAACCCTTTTCTTTCCACTTTCTCATatctacatatataaaataaaataaaataaaaaaatagtttaggtGTACGCTCTCGCGCATGTACCTCACTATAATGAATTTAAACGCTACACTAAATACGATTTTTATTCAAATAGtaagagaatttatttaattagatatataGTAGTTGTAAATATCAAAGATACAAATGAGGTAGGtgtaaaatatattgacaatccCTTAAATTACGGTTGGtgttttagaagaaaaaaataatcataatattttatatgacTCAAAACTTTGATCATTAATTGTCTATATCACCATAATCATCATTCATCttcaagatacctacaaaattagaaataaaaaactaCGAAATCAATGCATCTAcgtaaattaaatattacaaaaatatattttttttgacgTATCTTGGCgaccaaaaaaaagaagaaaattcaaatcaaataataaagaatcatttaagaaccaaaataaatatatcttgttccatatgttcatattagatattattgtatttttctaaaagaattctcaatttatagaagttcaaaacttttttcttcaataaagaaattatataaatatgattgatttttatttttttcattaattatttatcaataatagaatattttaaattccAAATAAACTAAACCAACACAAATAAGAGTGATTTTTTTAAccctttttagtttttgataaacttttgctttccttttatttaatacaaaatagagttcatttaaaaaaaaatatata encodes the following:
- the LOC107863091 gene encoding importin subunit beta-1, with protein sequence MAMEVTQILLNAQSVDSTVRKHAEETLKQFQEQNLPGFLLSLSGELASEEKPVDSRKLAGLILKNALDAKEHNRKFELVQRWLSLDMAVKAQIKTCLLQTLSSPVTDAHSTASQVIAKVAGIELPQKQWPELIGSLLSNIHQVPAHVKQATLETLGYLCEEVSPDVVDQDQVNKILTAVVQGMNAEEGNNDVRLAATRALYNALGFAQANFNNDMERDFIMRVVCEATQSPEVKIRQAAFECLVSISSTYYEKLAPYIQDIFNITAKAVKEDVEPVALQAIEFWSSICDEEIDILEDYGGDFTADSNVPCYYFIKQALPALVPMLLETLLKQEEDQDQDEGAWNLAMAGGTCLGLVARTVGDEIVPLVMPFIQENISKPDWRQREAATYAFGSILEGPSPDKLTPLVNVALNFMLSALTKDPNSHVKDTTAWTLGRIFEFLHGSTVETPIITPANCQLIITVLLQAMKDAPNVAEKACGALYFLAQGYEDIGSSSPLTPFFQEIVQSLLTVTHREDAGESRLRTAAYETLNEVVRCSTDETAPMVLQLAPIIMTELHQTLEGQKLSSDEREKQSELQGLLCGCLQVIIQKLGASEATKFVFMQYADQIMNLFLRVFACRNATVHEEAMLAIGALAYATGPDFAKYMPEFYKYLEMGLQNFEEYQVCAVTVGVVGDVCRALEDKILPYCDGIMTQLLKDLSSNQLHRSVKPPIFSCLGDIALAIGENFEKYMMYAMPMLQSAAELSAHTSGADDEMIEYTNLLRNGILEAYSGIFQGFKNSPKTQLLIPYAPHILQFLDSIYMEKDMDDVVMKTAIGVLGDLADTLGSNAGSLIQQSLSSKEFLNECLSSDDHLIKESAEWAKLAITRAISV